tcagaagATTGTCACCAGCACTTGCTTTGATCTCTAAATagaagaacagaacagaaagctTTCAAgtaacagcaacagaaaaaacacatcAGCGAACACACAGAATATGCTCATCAAATTCCTGTAATGTTATCTCTATTTCTATCACCACAACACTCGATATCTCCAGATAGAAGCAGGAAGcttattacttttttttggtaataacCCCTCTCGACTTCTGTGTCCCACACCCTTCCCACAGCAGGGTGAACGTAATGGGAGCTCATTTCCAAATTAAGAGCAGACAAAAATCCAGGTCTTTGGAACAGAAGAGAGGCAAAACCTCTGCAACTAAGACTGAAGCATGACAATTTAGGTAAGAGTAAACTAGGTGTACAGAAACCTCTAGAGACCCCAGGGGAAATGTATGTGAAAGAAACTATGTCTTTGTCACTGACCTCTAACTTCTACAGCCTACAACTGCAAAACATCATGTTACATTTAGTATTTTCTCATTAGTTCTTTCAGAAAGCAGCAAGTCatcattcatattttttaagctttgaCTTGAACAGATACATTTGTGCATTGTGTATACTGGTTTCTATGATCTTTCCCTATGCACATTGCTTGTGAGAGCAGTTGTGAATATGCTGCCTTACTTTGTATTTCACCTCTGTCAGTCAATACACCTTGTACAGAGAGTGCAAAAGTGGCACAGGCATTTGTTACTTTAAATTTCTCTTGCAGTCACTGGTGGGGCAGCTCTCCACATTACAAAATTCCTGTCTCACAGTGCTGAGCAAAATGCATGAGCATAAGTCTCCTCAATACTAACAGTAACTGTGGAGAAGCATGCAAGTAATTATGCAGCTATACTCTTTTGAAAACACATCTGAATGACGATACTCTCCAATTCAAAGAAGTTTCAACAACAAAGCAccttaaattatatttataaaaaatagagGGAAATTTCCACTATATCAGCTATGTTAAAGGATTTCAGATTTCAACAACTGTTTGGTTGAAACCAAACAGTTTGTTTGAAACTGTTTGGTTTGCAGCTGACctgcaaaaaaatcagagaaaatatcttgttcaaaatgaaatagattATCTGACCCTTCTTTgcatgaaataacattttttgcAGTGATTAAAAAACATGGATCAACCTTAACAAAATTGTTATATTATTAGCTTatttaacactttcttttttctagtgaaattttgaaagaaacaagaaggtagttttgaagatttttttaaacaaaaaaaaccattttgatatttatgaaataaaacatttagttttgaaatataaaacaaaatgctttaatttttttaaaaacggCCCCTCCTCCAATTTGTTGTCAAAACCATTCACTAAACTTAACCTAAATTTTTGAATAGTTTTGTTGTATACATCTATGCTCTCCCATTTTGGgcacaaaggagaagaaaacagaaattttcacacccctggaagaaaaaaaaattcttaggtCTAGTTACATTGGatttaatataattttgcagatgttaaaaaaataggaTATTTCTATGTTGACAGAAGAGGATATTGAATAGGAACATAGGGGGACTGAATCCACATGAGAAGTGAAAGTAATGAGTGGAGAACAAATGCTGAGCACCAGGAAATACCATATAGGTCTTTTGCTTGTGGATGTAGCCAAGCAAAGCTGAGTGCAGCACTGTGCAGGGTTCAAAGTAAATTCAGTATTAGAACTTTTACTCTGGCGCTGCTAACTGGTCTTTGCTGCAAGGATAATCATTCCTAGAGCAGACTCATTAACCACAATCCCTCATCACTTTGTGATTTCCTCACCACTTTGACACCTCTAAACCAGGCACTATTTGAGGAGTGACTACAGTTGCTTTGTTATCCAAAGATTTCAATCCAGAAGATAAATAATCTCGAGAGGACTGGAAAGTCTGAAACTAAACCAGATGTCAGACTGTTGTCTAGACATTTCCTTTCCATGACGGTGTaaaagttttcagattttttgagTATTTCGGGTAAATTAACTACGCTCCTATGAatgattcaaaaataaatgtaagcaCTCACTGTATAGTAATATCATGTGACTATCCAATTACTAGCCATTGATCAGTAACGATTACCAGAGCATTTCAGGCACTCTTCCATTCCAGACACTAGATAATTTCTGTCTTTGTGATTCTGTCTTAGCAAAATCTTAGTGATTTCCCATGAAATTcctataaaatacatatatatatgtatatatgtgtgccTGTAAAAATCCTACTTTCACGTGAATGCCTAATTATTTAGTCCTACTCCGCTCTAGTCAGGCTGCCTTCACCAAGGCCCGCACTGGGCACctggctgcagtgcagctgATGGTGCTGTGCCGCACTTCTGGCTTACACAGTCATTCATACACTGCACTTATTTGGGCACTGTTTACATGTGTTTATTCACCCTTATGCAGGGAGGATGTGCACATCTATAAAAGCTTCAAATATCTTGTTTTTTCCAAGCTTTCTGCCAAGTTAAATAAATTGTATAGCTTCACTGGCTTGGAAGCAAGTTAGTTCTCCTTACCACAAAGGAGCTGAATGGTTTTATCACCATTTTTGTAAGACTTTCCCTGAGGCCTGCATCATACATCCCAGCTAGACTCAGTCAGGGTTTTACTGCTtacaaaaacaggaaaggatGAACGATCTGGATATACTTACACTGTGCATTTCTCAGTGCTACTAGTCAAACAAGGTTCTTAAAACTTGCTCAACTCCACCTGTGGAActggcaaatgaaaaatattattgcatACAACAGAAATGGCACAGCAATAGGATGGggtgaaagaaatgttttttccccctagttTCTAATGGGGAAGTGCTGTTGTCTTGTtatcttaaataattttcagtggtggtttgctttattttcccgTTGTATCCTTGCCACCTCTGCCCCAAACTGTTCTAATAGTGGCTGCATTCCTGTACCCATGTTGAGAAACTGACAGTGATACTGGCATGAATATAGGAATTTGGTACCCCTATTTCTCTTATGTGAACTGAGATGGAATCTGCTCTTAGAAATACAGGCCTTTATTTTCACGCTTGGAACAAAGCCAGAGTGATTCTGGTTAAGCTAATGGAGTTAAACCTAGTGCAGTATTGATGCAATAGCTCAATGGGTGAAATCTGATCATGGATTTCTACATTTTGGATAATATTCAAAGAGCCAGTAAAGCACACTGAAAACACCGCATTCAGAAATAAAGacaatgcattttgaaaaaataagcaCTAGGGGGAGATGGGGAACTTTTTCTTGCAGCCAAGCAGAACAGAACTAAACTCATTTCCACTGTCCAGTTACAACGCATGAGGCATCAAAGGCGATGTTACTGTGGCTGGCAATTTCAGCATCATTTTGTATATGCATTCATATACATTGCTCTACATGTGTGTTCATCTCTGATATGTAGTACCATGTTACCCATATGTTATCCTTCTAAGATATATACAGTTCATAGAGATGTGTAAGCACAATATGCATAGCACATAATACATGTTAGAATAAGCCGTGAAATAAATAGCACTTATCTTGTTGCTTTACTCTGTTACCCATAGTCCTTCCATTAAATGATCTCTGTTAGGCCTAATTACACCTCTTCTAAGCCATTTAAGTATTTGATATTATTCAAAACAAGTATTTAAGCGCATCTAGGACAGTGTCTGGAAATGACTGCAACAGTCTTTCTTGAGAAAAGAGTCATGATCTATATAAAAAACATAATGTCATATTTTCACTGTACAATATGGATGGTGAAAGGTGGACAAAGTCCTGAACTGCCATCATGGCACAGTTCAGTGAGTTTACCAATTAAGACCTGCCAGtgacatgaaatattttgtcgCTCTTTCTTAGCCAATTGTGGTGCCACAGTGGATACAATGGAATAAACATAGCATAAAGTCCCAAACATCCCTGTTCATTCCCAAATCATTTCCAACAAAAACTTGATTGAATTAGCTCCCCTGTGTCTGCTTaccttaaaaacagaaacacaaaaatgcCCAAGTAGCAGACATTACAAATTAGTATTTTCCTGTATGTATCTGGCAGCTCCTAAAAGTAGAAAAGTACAAAACCCACAAATCATCTATGCCtgatgaaaggaagaaagtccTAGCTGaataagatttttaattctATGAAAACCTGAATGTCATGTATGACTTTGCTAAGCTTCCAAACAGAAATGCCAGGGTGTCTTGGGAGCCCAGTTTGAGACAGAAGAGACAGCATCACTGCAAACAGCTGAACATCAGTACGTAACCCTTCGGTTAACAGAAAGCAGTCTACAAATACACACACTTGGACCTTCTGCTTCCAGAAACAAGAGCAGTGGTATTTAGATGGGCAAATGCATAaatgataaaaggaaaatacatagTTAAGCTGTATAGTTCTATAGATCTATCACCACATAGAAGATCACTGAGCTGAAAGGCAGTTTTGAATAGGGACAGTGGATTTACACGGGTCAAAGACTATTCAATGTTATCCCACTGAATATGTATGCTTTTAGAAACTTTCACAGGCATAAAAATACCTCATGATTTATGAACTGGATGAAACTTGAGCTACTGGCTCTTGGTTGGCAGAACTTGCTCTGAGGTGCCCAGGAGATGGGGAGGTTGCTGCCCATCTGCccgcgggggggtgggggtgggggacgACACAGTTTCTGGGCACGAGCATCTGGATTAGATGGAGCCTGCTCTGATTTCTCATGGTAATTCTTCTATAtccttagaaaagaaagaatcagaCCTCAGCACTACAACTATTGGGGCTAGTAATGTGATTTCTTATAGTCTAAGAGCAGTTTAACTTTGCCCAGGAATTTtatggaaggaaagagagagaataataCCAAGACGAGCttgtaaaacacattttatggAAAAACTCTGGGAGCCATTTGGAGGAGACTGAGGTTTTGCTGTCTCAAATATAAATTTGAAGAGAGATGCGTATATGGTCATATAGTTAATGGTGCAAGTGAGATGCAGTTCATCAATAGTTTAGTGCTATACTCCATGACTGTTCCTACTGTACATGTGGTAGCATGATGATGTGTACATATTCAAAATTACTGACATTGTAGGTCAggacaaaaagataaaaacagatttcctttCACCTTGATGTTTGTCCCCTGTACAAGCAAAGTGAGCATATTTTGAGACTTGCATTCACTTCTTACATACACAAGACCGACAAGGAGCCAGGACTTTTTAGAATATTCTTACaagaataggaagaaaatacaagaattgagacaataaaataagaaagtaaaGTTATACATAATGGAGGAAGGCCACTAATTTTCTCAGAACATGTGTGGGTATCCTCACAAAACTGCCAAATGCCTTTAGGTTGTATATTGTTCAGAATATTTAGATCCACCAGTGCCTGGGAACTGCTCAGGCCTTTCATGTATTTGTTTACCTTAAGAATAGTGACAAATACATGGGCAATTTACATTTGGAAGTGTGTTATGCTGTAGTAGGATAAAGGGCTTCATGCACCATGATACTTGTCCTTGCATCACTGGGTCAGACATATTTCACAGCCTCTGCTTGGACAGAAGCAATAAATTTCTATCATACAATTTTACAACATCGGGAAATGCAAGCAAATATATTACAACATACTTTACTGTGTTCAGGGGCTGACAATGATTGTGGGCTATTCTACAAAGCTTTCTGTAGGCAATCCCATGGCTCCTGTCTGGCTACAGCCTCTCTGATTTCTTGATCCTCTTCAGATGGAGTCTAATCTTGTGTTATTGCAATTAATGGGGATGGGGCCTGGCCTCTGAAAAGCCAGCTGTCCACGTGAGGAATGGTTATGGGCCTGAGCTGTTTGTCTGCCCTCGGAATGATgctttttattatgtttctgACTTAATTTTCCTCAAAGCAGATGCAATATTACTCTGCCTGCATTGTTAAAAGTAGTGCGGGGTCAGATTGTACCGTCTGGGTATGCATTGTTCTTCTTCTGCAACCTGTTATGTGCGCCTGTGTTCATAAATAATATATCCACTTGTGCATGTAGCTAAAATCATTGTGTGTGCATGGATTTAATGCTAACacatagaaatataaaatacaaattaatttaatcTCCACTGTATTTGTAACATAGCcaaattcttaatattttatagtGCATATTcccttaaataaataataactaaATTGATCTATGCTACAATATGTGTACACATAATTTATGAGGCctgtaaataacattttaaagcctGTTCAAACATCGAAAAAcagactgtttatttttctcttaaaacaaTCCAAGGGTTTAATTCTTCCTATTATGTAAACAGTGGTGACAGCGGCTTTCAAAGAAGcttaacttcattaaaaaataatagtttccTATTGTAAAATCAACACCAATATACTATAAATCCCCCTGATGAACTCTGGCTTCCTTATTTGCTCTCACATTTTGTGTTAGGGGCACAGCACTACTCTAGATATCAGAAGATAATAATATGGCAATAtgtatagatatagatatatatttaaatgttaaaacattAGGTCAACTTGAGTAATGAATGTACTTCAGATATGTGCTTCATTCCATAAATAAAGGtcttaaattttctttgcaacatAGAGAAAACTCTGTGGTACCTTATAAGTCTTTGGTTGTATGCAGCTACCAAACCTGTAAGCCAATTCTGGGTTTCTTTGGCTCAAAATGTACTTGTGACATATAGATCAagctttaacattttttcttgtcttatACTAAACCTGTTCTTGCACTAGACTTGCAATATCATTTGCCATGTCATTTGCAAGCTTACTTAGGTAGACATTTAAAACAACTCATACAAAAGAAAGATTCGTATGTCAGGAGTATTTGTTTTAGTGACAAGAAGCTAGGTATACTCTATTCACTTCTCAAGCAGACCTTTATGAATCACTTTAAAAGGACACTACAGCTGAAGACTGAAGAGCAATATTTATcaacattaaataaaacatttggtgaagtatgtataaatatttcttcatatgaacataacacaaaattaaatagTTCAGATACATAGACACCATTTAATATATTTCCACTGTTGTCAAAATCATCTGTAAACACCATCTCACACTGAatacaaaagcagcttttacaTCAGTTCTGTGTTCACAACACTGATGCCcctttgtaaaagaaaatttttgttttattttcagcaaaataagagtttaagcaataaaaaaaagttttggtcAGTTCAAAGGAGAATACAAAATTATCTTTCAACATGTAACTAAATCAGATTTAGAACAATACTTTAAAGTACAATCCCTTCCCCAGGGGATCTCTGACTTATAAAATCACACTATGTTTGGTGCAGACCACATCACAAATACCAGGAAATACTGGTCATGTCTATCCTATAAATAGTAAAgcccttttttatttcctttatcaAAAATTGCCAGGTTACAAATTAGTAATatccacatttttcaaaatactgagtAACCTGGGATTAAACAGATTGAGATGCTTTTCTactgatgatttttaaaacagattctGGAAGAAAACTCCAACACTTCTCAGCAAGCATCCTTCATGTGCAAAGCAACACAGgatttcttctgcagaaatctTTTGCATCGGGAGATCACCGGGGCAGACAGCCCAAGTGTGGGGGCTCCCCCCTAAGTCTGCACAGAGAAAATGACAACTTGACCTCTCAGCCGTGTGCGAGTCCTGGGCACCCTGCATGCCGCAGCCGCTGGGGTGCAATCGGCACAGGGCACCCCGGCGTGAGCACGCGCCCCGGGAGCAGCACAGCCGTCCTCGCAGCAGGCAGGTGGCCGGCTAGCGGCCTCGCTCCCTCTGCGGCCACAGCTGTGTGCCGCCCCTGCTCAGCGCGCGTTTGGGCTCGCACCACCCTACAGCCCACGGTGATGAGGACGCTGTGTCTGGCCAAACACAGGGTTTGGTTCCTGCAGATCTTTCAAAGAGGCAGGATCACTCTGGGGAGAGATCCGGTGCTCAGCACTAAGGGTCTAGCGGACATGTGCCCCATATTAAGGGCTGTAGACTGTTAGGTTTACAGGCTATGCTTTGGTTAGCTCCATTTTAAATCTGTGTACACTCTTTTGGTTTCAAAGATAAATTCCAATTTCAGGCAGCAAGTAATgagaaatatattaataaaatgattctctgatttttttttattgcatccATATGCAACAGTGATAGGGGGCCCTGTAAAAAAAACCTAGACCAATAGTTCACCTCTTTCCTGGTATGTGTGTATTGCAGAGGTGTGAATGTATgttatgcatacatacacactcacacacacatataataTAACATGAGCTGCACACATAGATACTTTGCCATCAGGAGTCAGGGATACAGTTAACAATACACCAGAAGAGGAGCAGACAGGAAGCTCTACTTGGACAACAAGAAGCAATTTTGCAACCTATACAGTGTCTCAAATAATGTCATAATTCTGTTTTGCTAGCTTGCTATGTCTGTACGTGACTTGAATCAAAAGTTGTTGGATTCCTTGGGAACAGAAGAGTTGGGCTAGCTAGATGTGCTTACCTGAGATCCCAGAGTTGATTACAATCAAAGAGCTGGGCAGATCAGTAATGGGTTTATAATTGCTATACAGCTTCTTGCAATTTTGTAGGAAAAATTTATTAAGTCTTTCATTCCTTAGTAAAAATGTTGAAGTTTGTTAGTTTTTGCTGAATGCGGATTTgattttttatattaaactgGATTTATTAAAAGGATACATAAGCctggcagctgctttcactTCTTGATGTTTAAATGTTTGAATCAGCACCCTGGAACcaccctccctccccatcccatcccatcccatcctccCTCgttattgttttatttgtttaaaaaatactattctATGAAGCCTCCCTAGGGATCCGCTTGTGAAAAATGACGGACTGCCTTTGCTGATACTGCTGTTTGCGTCGTTTCCGTTTGTCACACTGGCACAGCAGTAACATCTTGAAAGTGGTTCTGAATGTTTTGTTACACAGTGCATAGCACACGGGGTTCACTGTGCTATTGATGTAGCAAAGCCAGTACCCCAGGTTCCAGACAGTTTTGGGGATACAGCTTTTGCAAAAGGTGTTCACCAGAACCATGATGTTATATGGAGTCCAGGTAACGATGAAGGCCAACAAAATGGCACTGAGCGTTTGTGCcgctttcttttctttgataaGAGACATTCGTTTTCGTTTGGTGATCTGACTTCTGGTCTTCAAGGCAAACTTTTTTGCCAGGGTTGCTTCCTTGAAGGATAAAGGCAAGCCTGCAGATGTCTTGGCCACTGACGAAATGCCGTCAGATGCTGTGGCTGACTCTACTGCTGACCCTGGCTGAATTGCAAGCTTTGAAAAGCTCTTTTGGAAACTTCCACCATCCTGAAAACTTTTTGGAGGCTGCAACTTTTTaggtttcctttcctttgacTCTATGTCggatttctgcatttcatcCCCTGAATCATGCAAATCTTCTGAAGAAGGTAGTTTTGTGGAATTGAGGATGGCGCTGTGACCAGGAAGCTTTAGCACGATCGAATAGATGGCTCTGGTCTCTGCAGCGATGTCTTCTTCGTCGGAGGAGGCTGAATTTTCAAGAGAGGCAGCAGCATCGTTGTTGTTCcagctgtcactgctgctgtgctcttgGTCCCCCTGGTCTGTGTTTGGTTCCCAGCTCTTCATCGTGAGCCAAAAGTGGCAGCGTCGGTATTTTCTCCGGGAGGAGCGTTTCATGCTCTGCCGTTGCAGCTCGTAGCTGCTACAACTCCGGGAGCTGCCTGTTTGGTGTACAAAACGCGCCGCCTCTGCTTCACTGCCTGAAGCCTGTAGCCCTGCTAACTCTTTGGTGCGTTTCTCAGTCTCCTTGTAGATCCTCCAATACAAAATACTCATAATGGTGACTGGCAAGTAAAAGGCAGCTATGGCAGTGCCAAAAGTGATGATAGGTTCACTTAGAAACTGGATAAAACATTCGCCGGGAGGCACAGTCCTCTCCCCAACAAAATACTGCCAAAACAAGATGGCAGGGGCCCAAAGAACGAAAGAGATGACCCACGCTAAACCAATCATAACTCCAGCCCTTTTGGTTGTTCGTTTGGCTCTATATGTAAGTGGCCTAGTGATGGAAAAATACCTGTCAAAACTTATAACAAGGAGATTCATGACGGAGGCATTACTGGCAACATAGTCAATGGCGAGCCAAAGATCACAGGCCAAGTTTCCCAAAGCCCAGTAGCCCATGATGATGTATGTGGTGTAGAGGTTCATAGAAATAACACCAATGATCAAGTCTGCACAAGCAAGACTCAGCAAGAAGTAGTTGTTGACCGTTTTCAGTTGTTTGTTAACCTTAAATGCAACAATCACTAGGATGTTTCCTATGATGGTCACCAGTGCAAGGATCCCAGTGAGAAAAGCAATCAAAACCACTTGCCAGACAGTGTGTCCACCCAGAGGGTCTTTGCTTGTAGCATTTAGGGATGTATTTGCTGATCTCACAGCGGAGAAGGGAAAACTCTCTGTTGTCTGAGGGAAATCATAGCTGCCAATGAGCGATGCCGCTTCATTAAGTAGTCCTAGTCCGTGGGAATCTCTGTTCCAGAAGGTGCTCACATTTGCAAACAGGGGGGAGGCTGAACTGTTATTGTGCATGATCATTGTGGCTCTCTGACATAgtctgaaaacagaacaaaacagaaaaacaccgAAGTGAGCAAGTGACGACagtacatgattttttttttcaaattctcatATGCATAAAATCAACCAAGCACTTTGAAAGTTATCATTACAAGCAAAGATGTCTGTGATCCTTTCTAGGTCAAATATATATGTGGCAGTGCTCAACTTACAGCTGTGATTAATCTGGACTCTTTATAATATTTGCATAttgtttccttcaaaatatCCAGTCACAGGATACCTAAAATCCCAAGAGAATTTGAACtcaaaacagcatgaaaatggCCCCCTAACTTTTTAGTGGATTGGCCCTGAACCTTACACCTCAACAGCCTGCTATCCCCAGGCCTTCAAAACCCAAATGTCAGACATGTGCGGCTCCACACCCTCCGGGACAGAGTCAGTGCTGGTCCCCAGTGCTCCCGTGGCACTCGCCAAACACAGCTCCAGcctcagctgcctgcagctACAGCTAATGATAAACCCAATATTGTCTCAGCTTTCATTATTTAAAGTATAGATATACAAAGTCAgctttgtttcagtgtttgtcAGAGGCTACCACATCCCCTGAGACTGTACAGatctcttcattttcattgaCATTTTGGCTGTCTGATAAAGGTACTGAAAGTTCTCAGTAGTACTTTTTGCACGTGGCAGTATTCATGGACTAAGGATTTTGTATGTCTAATGATTTCCAAATGTCTTTGGGACAACGCTgttaaaatttcctttgaaagtATGGTCTCTagagtcaggaaaaaatgtttggcAGATGTCAGAGAAATCATTAAACaattttggaaaagagaaaaaaagcataaaagagaTTCATAATTAACCTTAAACCTTTTCCCCAAGTACTTATGTAAAATGAAGTCACGCGCAGAATAGGAATTTGCATGTCCCTTATTTCATTAACTTCTGTGGTCAAATGACTAGattcatttttagaaataattttttttcctcaagcagCAAGAATTCTTATGAAAAAGTCTTCTGCTGATGACAAATATTCAACAAAATATGCTGTGCAACTCAAAtggttgtttgttttctgactgTGAATCACTCCAGACTCAAAATATAACGACATGACTTAATGAGTCAAAATGGGCTGGTgttacacaaaatatttaaccAGAAGAGGAGTTTTTGTTTTAGGTTCTTAATTAATTTCTACattctgttttcccttgaaCTGTACTTGTAGTTTTGTTAGCGAGCCATAAGGGACTACATGATTTTAAATGCTGCAGTTCCTTTGATATACGTAGTAAACGGACCAATACTTAGTTCACTTACCTCATGCACAGTAATTaacatagaaaacatttttagtgaTCTAAAGCAAATGAGATATTAAGTTGCCactattattaataaaatgttacaGTGAGGTTTCCTTCCCTAATATAATTCAAcccatttttaatgcatttatcCTTTTATCACATAAGATATTAACATAAATACTAAGAGTCAATATTGCTCTGGGAAATCACACATTTTAACTTCAACTCTTCTCCTGAACAGAGATTCTAAATTTGGAGCAACActagcaatttcttttttttaaagaaaaggtaagaattCTATAAACGGTAAACTAcatttactgaaatataaaatctagaaagggaaataaagttgttttaaatcaaagttctattttctttgaaaagtggATATGAAGGAAATGTTTCTGAACTTTCACATAAAAAGACTCTATACACATTGGTAAAATTTAATTGTCAAGCTGCTCctctaaaatatttactattttatacCATTTCAATTATTCCTTTACTATCAGTAGTACTGATACATTGAGCCATATGATAACAGAaagtgtctgtatttttttttctaggaataGGTTTCCAGATAACACACAGATTTTGAAAACAGCTGCTGTTCTAATTGATACAATAAATGCTTATCTTATTTTCTAGATCAAAGTGCCAATCTGCTTTAATACAGAACAAACAGTAGACACTTTGATCTAGGAAAGGAGATGAAATGTTTAAGCTGTACCTAATactttacaaacaaaaataaattagaccGTTCTCACCATTATGAAATGAGAACTAATATCAGGATATGACTTACCATGTGAGATATTATTAGGATATATTATTGTTTCATTAATCTTACTAGTACTTTGCTGATAAGAAAAttgaagtgaaaaatataaaattatttcacaaatGAATTGAAGTTAGCAAttgtttttgaaagagatttttccaaacttttttcACTTTGGTATATTGTGGAGTGTTTTATCCATATactataaaattcatttttaaatgaaaatttcattttctcatagaaaaaatgacatttttcactcactgtttattttatcagaaaaggaaagacattCAAAGAGAGCTGTCAGGAATGTTAAGTAGTACACTTGTCTTTAAGCAGATGCATAAGAAGGAAAGActgcaaagaagcagaaaagcaaaataggaATAGCGGCAGGTAACCTATAATTATGTGTTTTAAAGAATTAGTTATATAAACCTAGGCAGTTAGAACAAATACACAACACTAACTAGTCACACACCTTACACTGATATCATATCACATTGTAactataatattatatattataaaaatgacTTAATCCTTTGAAGGAATGTAGAAGTTAAGTAGAATTTCCCATGTTCTCAGTTCAATTTCTCATACTTAGGTGCAAATAAAGCTTCTACAACTCAGTCTGTGTTGTATTATATGTGGCTATTGAGATATGTGTTTGTCTGTTTCTATGGCTATCACACACTTCTTCTGCCTGACTGATTCAGACTTTATGGGAAATTTTATTAGAGAATATAAAAC
The sequence above is a segment of the Rhea pennata isolate bPtePen1 chromosome 3, bPtePen1.pri, whole genome shotgun sequence genome. Coding sequences within it:
- the CHRM3 gene encoding muscarinic acetylcholine receptor M3 isoform X2, whose product is MFLTGPCRLCQRATMIMHNNSSASPLFANVSTFWNRDSHGLGLLNEAASLIGSYDFPQTTESFPFSAVRSANTSLNATSKDPLGGHTVWQVVLIAFLTGILALVTIIGNILVIVAFKVNKQLKTVNNYFLLSLACADLIIGVISMNLYTTYIIMGYWALGNLACDLWLAIDYVASNASVMNLLVISFDRYFSITRPLTYRAKRTTKRAGVMIGLAWVISFVLWAPAILFWQYFVGERTVPPGECFIQFLSEPIITFGTAIAAFYLPVTIMSILYWRIYKETEKRTKELAGLQASGSEAEAARFVHQTGSSRSCSSYELQRQSMKRSSRRKYRRCHFWLTMKSWEPNTDQGDQEHSSSDSWNNNDAAASLENSASSDEEDIAAETRAIYSIVLKLPGHSAILNSTKLPSSEDLHDSGDEMQKSDIESKERKPKKLQPPKSFQDGGSFQKSFSKLAIQPGSAVESATASDGISSVAKTSAGLPLSFKEATLAKKFALKTRSQITKRKRMSLIKEKKAAQTLSAILLAFIVTWTPYNIMVLVNTFCKSCIPKTVWNLGYWLCYINSTVNPVCYALCNKTFRTTFKMLLLCQCDKRKRRKQQYQQRQSVIFHKRIPREAS
- the CHRM3 gene encoding muscarinic acetylcholine receptor M3 isoform X1; the protein is MLTHYPFCFQRRSSQNYAVPDPTSCFDVPHWTILCQRATMIMHNNSSASPLFANVSTFWNRDSHGLGLLNEAASLIGSYDFPQTTESFPFSAVRSANTSLNATSKDPLGGHTVWQVVLIAFLTGILALVTIIGNILVIVAFKVNKQLKTVNNYFLLSLACADLIIGVISMNLYTTYIIMGYWALGNLACDLWLAIDYVASNASVMNLLVISFDRYFSITRPLTYRAKRTTKRAGVMIGLAWVISFVLWAPAILFWQYFVGERTVPPGECFIQFLSEPIITFGTAIAAFYLPVTIMSILYWRIYKETEKRTKELAGLQASGSEAEAARFVHQTGSSRSCSSYELQRQSMKRSSRRKYRRCHFWLTMKSWEPNTDQGDQEHSSSDSWNNNDAAASLENSASSDEEDIAAETRAIYSIVLKLPGHSAILNSTKLPSSEDLHDSGDEMQKSDIESKERKPKKLQPPKSFQDGGSFQKSFSKLAIQPGSAVESATASDGISSVAKTSAGLPLSFKEATLAKKFALKTRSQITKRKRMSLIKEKKAAQTLSAILLAFIVTWTPYNIMVLVNTFCKSCIPKTVWNLGYWLCYINSTVNPVCYALCNKTFRTTFKMLLLCQCDKRKRRKQQYQQRQSVIFHKRIPREAS